From Streptomyces durmitorensis, a single genomic window includes:
- the gatC gene encoding Asp-tRNA(Asn)/Glu-tRNA(Gln) amidotransferase subunit GatC, with protein MPGITREEVAHLARLARLELKAEELDHFAGQLDDIIGAVARVSEVADQDVPPTSHPLPLTNVMRADEVRPSLTPEQALSGAPAQEQQRFKVPQILGED; from the coding sequence ATGCCTGGCATTACGCGCGAGGAGGTCGCCCACCTCGCCCGCCTTGCACGTCTGGAGCTGAAGGCAGAAGAGCTCGACCACTTCGCCGGACAGCTCGACGACATCATCGGCGCGGTCGCCCGCGTCTCCGAGGTCGCCGACCAAGACGTACCGCCGACCTCCCACCCGCTGCCGCTGACGAACGTCATGCGCGCGGACGAGGTCCGTCCGTCGCTCACCCCCGAGCAGGCGCTCTCCGGAGCCCCGGCCCAAGAGCAGCAGCGTTTCAAGGTGCCGCAGATCCTGGGGGAGGACTAA
- the gatA gene encoding Asp-tRNA(Asn)/Glu-tRNA(Gln) amidotransferase subunit GatA encodes MTDSKIDIIRLTAAEIASRIASGELTAVEVTEAHLARIEAVDEKVHAFLHVDREGALAQARAIDAKREKGEKLGPLAGVPLALKDIFTTEGVPTTVGSKILEGWIPPYDATVTRKLKEAGVVILGKTNMDEFAMGSSTENSAYGPTGNPWDLTRIPGGSGGGSSAALASYEAPLAIGTDTGGSIRQPAAVTGTVGVKPTYGGVSRYGMVAFSSSLDQGGPCARTVLDAALLHEVIAGHDELDSTSIDAPVPSVVEAARNGSVQGMRVGVVKQFAGEGYQAGVVQRFQESVALLKELGAEIVDLDCPSFDLALSAYYLIAPSECSSNLARFDAMRYGLRVGDDGTKSAEDVTALTREAGFGDEVKRRVILGTYALSSGYYDAYYGSAQKVRTLITKDFEKAFEQVDVIVSPATPTTAFPIGERADDPMAMYLADVCTIPSNMAGNAAMSLPCGLAPEDGLPVGLQIIAPAMKDDRLYKVGAAVEAAFVERWGHPLLEEAPSL; translated from the coding sequence ATGACGGACAGCAAGATCGACATCATCAGGCTCACCGCCGCCGAGATCGCCTCCAGGATCGCCTCCGGCGAGCTCACGGCCGTCGAGGTCACCGAGGCCCACCTCGCCCGCATCGAGGCCGTCGACGAGAAGGTGCACGCCTTCCTGCACGTCGACCGTGAGGGCGCGCTCGCGCAGGCCCGCGCCATCGACGCCAAGCGGGAGAAGGGCGAGAAGCTGGGCCCGCTGGCCGGCGTCCCGCTCGCGCTCAAGGACATCTTCACCACCGAGGGCGTTCCGACCACGGTCGGTTCCAAGATCCTCGAAGGCTGGATCCCGCCGTACGACGCGACCGTCACGCGCAAGCTGAAGGAAGCCGGCGTCGTCATCCTCGGCAAGACCAACATGGACGAGTTCGCCATGGGGTCCTCCACCGAGAACAGCGCGTACGGCCCCACCGGCAACCCGTGGGACCTCACCCGCATCCCCGGCGGCTCGGGCGGCGGCTCCAGCGCCGCGCTCGCGTCGTACGAGGCCCCCCTCGCCATCGGCACGGACACCGGCGGCTCCATCCGCCAGCCCGCGGCCGTCACCGGCACGGTCGGCGTCAAGCCCACCTACGGCGGCGTCTCGCGCTACGGCATGGTGGCGTTCTCGTCCTCCCTGGACCAGGGCGGCCCCTGTGCCCGCACGGTCCTCGACGCGGCCCTGCTGCACGAGGTCATCGCCGGGCACGACGAGCTCGACTCGACGTCCATCGACGCCCCGGTGCCCTCGGTCGTCGAGGCGGCCCGCAACGGCTCCGTACAGGGCATGCGCGTCGGTGTCGTCAAGCAGTTCGCGGGCGAGGGCTACCAGGCCGGTGTCGTCCAGCGCTTCCAGGAGTCGGTGGCGCTGCTCAAGGAGCTCGGCGCCGAGATCGTCGATCTTGACTGCCCGTCCTTCGACCTGGCGCTCTCCGCGTACTACCTGATCGCGCCCTCCGAGTGCTCGTCGAACCTCGCGCGCTTCGACGCCATGCGCTACGGCCTGCGCGTCGGTGACGACGGCACGAAGTCCGCCGAGGACGTCACCGCGCTGACCCGCGAGGCGGGCTTCGGCGACGAGGTCAAGCGCCGCGTCATCCTGGGCACGTACGCCCTGAGCTCCGGCTACTACGACGCGTACTACGGAAGCGCCCAGAAGGTCCGCACGCTGATCACGAAGGACTTCGAGAAGGCCTTCGAGCAGGTCGACGTGATCGTCTCGCCCGCGACGCCCACCACCGCCTTCCCGATCGGCGAGCGCGCCGACGACCCGATGGCGATGTACCTCGCGGACGTGTGCACCATCCCGTCGAACATGGCGGGCAACGCCGCCATGTCGCTGCCCTGCGGCCTCGCGCCGGAGGACGGCCTGCCCGTCGGGCTGCAGATCATCGCCCCCGCCATGAAGGACGACCGCCTTTACAAGGTGGGAGCCGCCGTCGAGGCCGCCTTCGTGGAAAGGTGGGGTCACCCGCTGCTTGAGGAGGCACCGTCACTATGA
- a CDS encoding SLC13 family permease, with the protein MLSVGLLLAVLAFAVIRPKQWPEAAAALPAAGLVVALGAVSPQHALAEVESLLPVVGFLAAVLVLAQLCADDGLFAAAGDLVARLCGGRTKALLGGVFGVAAAITAVLSLDATVVLLTPVVFATAARVGARPRPHVYATAHLANSASLLLPVSNLTNLLALTASGLTFTRFAMLMALPWLVAIGIEYVVFRRYFAADLAAGALEPKETEPTPVPVFTLVVLGLTLAGFVVTSLAGLEPLWAALAGAAVLAGRALRRKRTTATGLVRSASPLFCLFVLALGIVVKAVVDNGLGSGIEWLLPDGASLPALLAVAAVAAVLANLINNLPAILALLPAVAPAGPGPVLAALIGVNIGPNLSYVGSLATLLWRRILHDHGTDAELGTFTRLGVLTVPATLAASTVALWAGLLIGF; encoded by the coding sequence ATCCTCTCCGTGGGCCTGCTGCTCGCCGTGCTCGCGTTCGCCGTCATACGGCCCAAGCAGTGGCCCGAGGCCGCCGCCGCGCTGCCCGCCGCCGGGCTCGTCGTGGCGCTCGGGGCCGTCTCGCCGCAGCACGCGCTCGCGGAGGTCGAGAGCCTGCTGCCGGTCGTGGGGTTCCTCGCCGCCGTGCTCGTGCTCGCTCAACTCTGCGCCGACGACGGGCTCTTCGCCGCCGCCGGGGATCTCGTCGCCCGGCTGTGCGGCGGGCGGACCAAGGCGCTGCTCGGCGGCGTCTTCGGTGTCGCCGCCGCGATCACCGCCGTGCTGAGCCTCGATGCCACCGTCGTGCTGCTCACGCCGGTCGTCTTCGCCACCGCCGCCCGCGTCGGCGCCAGGCCGCGGCCGCACGTCTACGCCACCGCCCACCTGGCCAACTCGGCCTCGCTCCTGCTGCCCGTCTCCAACCTCACCAACCTCCTCGCCCTCACCGCGAGCGGGCTCACCTTCACGCGGTTCGCGATGCTCATGGCGTTGCCCTGGCTCGTCGCGATCGGGATCGAGTACGTGGTCTTCCGGCGGTACTTCGCCGCCGATCTGGCCGCGGGCGCCCTTGAGCCCAAGGAGACCGAGCCGACCCCCGTGCCGGTCTTCACCCTGGTCGTCCTCGGCCTCACGCTCGCCGGGTTCGTCGTGACCTCGCTCGCGGGCCTCGAACCCCTGTGGGCCGCCCTGGCCGGGGCGGCGGTGCTCGCGGGCCGTGCGCTGCGGCGCAAGCGGACGACCGCCACCGGGCTCGTCCGCTCCGCGAGCCCGCTGTTCTGCCTGTTCGTGCTCGCGCTCGGCATCGTCGTCAAGGCGGTCGTCGACAACGGCCTCGGCTCCGGGATCGAGTGGCTCCTGCCGGACGGCGCGTCGCTGCCCGCGCTGCTCGCCGTGGCGGCCGTCGCCGCCGTGCTCGCCAACCTCATCAACAACCTGCCCGCGATCCTCGCCCTGCTGCCCGCCGTCGCCCCCGCGGGCCCCGGCCCCGTCCTCGCCGCCCTGATCGGCGTCAACATCGGCCCGAACCTGAGTTACGTCGGCTCGCTCGCCACGCTGCTGTGGCGCCGCATCCTGCACGACCACGGCACGGACGCGGAGTTGGGGACCTTCACGCGCCTCGGCGTGCTGACCGTCCCCGCCACGCTCGCGGCGTCGACGGTGGCCCTCTGGGCGGGGCTCCTGATCGGCTTCTGA
- the gatB gene encoding Asp-tRNA(Asn)/Glu-tRNA(Gln) amidotransferase subunit GatB codes for MTVTTDLVSYEDALATYDPVMGLEVHVELGTKTKMFCGCSTELKQDANSQTCPTCLGLPGALPVVNEIGVESAIKIGLALNCEIAEWCRFARKNYFYPDMPKNFQTSQYDEPIAFNGYLDVQLEDGEVFRVEIERAHMEEDTGKSTHVGGATGRIHGASHSLLDYNRAGIPLIEIVTKPIEGAGERAPEVAKAYVAELREVIKALDVSEARMDKGQMRCDVNLSLRPHGREEFGTRSETKNVNSLRSVERAARFEIQRHAAVLNGGGTIIQETRHFHEEDGSTTSGRIKDNAEDYRYFPEPDLVPVAPARTWVEELRAGLPEMPRVRRNRLREEWGVSEHDMQSILNAGAVDPIVATIEAGADSAAARKWWMGEMARAANESGKALDELGVTPVQVARVAELVAKGDLNDKLARQVFEGLLAGEGTPDEVVEKRGLKVVSDEGALTTAVDEAIAGNPAIADKIRSGKVAAAGALVGAVMKATRGQADAARVKELILEKLGVEG; via the coding sequence GTGACTGTCACGACTGACCTGGTGTCGTACGAGGATGCCCTCGCGACGTACGACCCCGTCATGGGCCTTGAGGTCCATGTCGAGCTGGGCACCAAGACCAAGATGTTCTGCGGCTGCTCCACCGAGCTCAAGCAGGACGCCAACAGCCAGACCTGCCCGACCTGTCTCGGACTGCCCGGCGCGCTGCCGGTCGTCAACGAGATCGGCGTCGAGTCCGCCATCAAGATCGGCCTCGCGCTGAACTGCGAGATCGCCGAGTGGTGCCGCTTCGCCCGGAAGAACTACTTCTATCCGGACATGCCGAAGAACTTCCAGACCTCCCAGTACGACGAGCCGATCGCCTTCAACGGCTATCTGGACGTCCAGCTGGAGGACGGCGAGGTCTTCCGCGTGGAGATCGAGCGCGCCCACATGGAGGAGGACACCGGCAAGTCCACCCACGTGGGCGGCGCGACGGGCCGTATCCACGGCGCGTCGCACTCGCTCCTGGACTACAACCGCGCCGGTATCCCGCTCATCGAGATCGTCACCAAGCCGATCGAGGGCGCGGGCGAGCGGGCTCCCGAGGTCGCCAAGGCGTACGTCGCCGAGCTGCGCGAGGTCATCAAGGCGCTCGACGTCTCCGAGGCCCGCATGGACAAGGGCCAGATGCGCTGCGACGTGAACCTCTCCCTGCGGCCGCACGGCCGCGAGGAGTTCGGTACGCGCTCGGAGACGAAGAACGTCAACTCGCTCCGTTCCGTGGAGCGTGCGGCGCGCTTCGAGATCCAGCGTCACGCGGCCGTCCTGAACGGCGGCGGCACGATCATCCAGGAGACCCGTCACTTCCACGAGGAGGACGGCTCCACGACGTCGGGTCGCATCAAGGACAACGCCGAGGACTACCGGTACTTCCCGGAGCCCGACCTCGTCCCCGTCGCCCCGGCCCGTACGTGGGTCGAGGAACTGCGTGCCGGTCTCCCCGAGATGCCGCGCGTGCGCCGCAACCGCCTCCGCGAGGAGTGGGGTGTCTCGGAGCACGACATGCAGTCGATCCTGAACGCCGGTGCGGTCGACCCGATCGTCGCCACCATCGAGGCGGGGGCCGACTCGGCCGCCGCGCGCAAGTGGTGGATGGGCGAGATGGCCCGCGCGGCGAACGAGTCGGGCAAGGCCCTGGACGAGCTGGGGGTCACCCCGGTGCAGGTCGCCCGGGTCGCCGAGCTCGTCGCCAAGGGCGACCTGAACGACAAGCTGGCCCGTCAGGTCTTCGAGGGCCTCCTGGCCGGCGAGGGCACGCCGGACGAGGTCGTCGAGAAGCGCGGCCTGAAGGTCGTGTCCGACGAGGGCGCGCTGACGACCGCCGTGGACGAGGCGATCGCGGGCAACCCCGCCATCGCCGACAAGATCCGCAGCGGCAAGGTCGCGGCGGCCGGTGCGCTGGTCGGCGCGGTCATGAAGGCGACCCGGGGTCAGGCCGACGCTGCCCGCGTCAAGGAACTGATCCTGGAGAAGCTGGGCGTGGAGGGTTAG
- a CDS encoding putative bifunctional diguanylate cyclase/phosphodiesterase codes for MEPTESAAPDSRLRARLRRGPGAWLSGRRAEREAREAESRRPAVPSTAVERRERAWSTVGGYGTQELDVGEASGGRDAAGPCAAKSGADGRRRTLWRGSEAHDPDDASGERDPWPVLPVAVVAVAAVVLGTGFFHAFTGRGTLFPSGTVGWSLAVLTGLIVGHLVALGRDRWWGGTGSGGALTVAVLLLYGWVPAGMVSLTVVVLVGIARRHRWRQGILHGAVDILGIGAGALAMAAFGTAPSVQSPWLPETWDLYSAPEVALAAVAYLVVTRVLLWYVHAPRTGALPTVTRTALVRQGLVGVALLGIAPLICVVAASTPILLPLFAIPLVALDSTLWIARARAEDQLRDPLTGLPNREWLLERTWTALDDAERIGARSALMLIDMDRFRSVNDTLGHLAGDRLLLQIADRLRLALPRGAEAARLGGDEFAVLLPVADSTTSATRVARSLVAALGSPLDLDGLTLVLEASAGLAVFPDHAMDAEGLLRRADVAMYQAKRDRTGVEVYESKRDSNTPDRLGLLGDLRRALDAGDVELHYQPKVQFDGRVAGLEALVRWVHPERGKVPPDEFIAIAESSGLMPHLTEYVLETALAQVAKWQAMGLKVPVAVNVSPRDVHTPGFAGAVAARLARHGVPAGALQLEITEHVLLEDPQRAADTLAGLTGHGVKMSLDDFGTGYSSLVHLRRLPVSELKIDRSFVARLAIDNEDAEIVRCTVDLAHSLGLLVVAEGVEDDETWERLRDLGCDAVQGWLVAAAMPPDETTAWLRARGSRGWRRPVDVAAEEAAAARAAAEADAVK; via the coding sequence ATGGAACCGACCGAGAGCGCCGCACCGGACTCCCGGCTGCGCGCGCGCCTGCGGCGCGGACCGGGCGCGTGGCTCAGCGGACGCAGAGCGGAACGGGAGGCGCGCGAAGCCGAGAGCAGGCGCCCCGCCGTCCCGAGCACCGCAGTTGAGCGACGCGAGCGGGCCTGGAGCACCGTCGGCGGGTACGGCACACAGGAGCTCGACGTGGGCGAGGCCTCGGGCGGCAGGGACGCGGCGGGGCCCTGCGCCGCCAAGTCCGGCGCCGACGGACGGCGCAGGACGCTCTGGCGCGGCTCCGAGGCGCACGACCCGGACGACGCGTCCGGCGAGCGCGACCCCTGGCCGGTGCTTCCGGTTGCCGTCGTGGCCGTCGCCGCCGTCGTGCTCGGCACGGGCTTCTTCCACGCGTTCACCGGACGCGGCACGCTCTTTCCCTCCGGCACGGTCGGCTGGTCCCTCGCCGTCCTCACGGGCCTGATCGTCGGCCACCTCGTCGCGCTCGGCCGCGACCGCTGGTGGGGCGGCACCGGATCGGGCGGCGCACTCACCGTCGCGGTGCTCCTGCTGTACGGCTGGGTGCCCGCCGGAATGGTCAGCCTCACCGTCGTCGTCCTGGTCGGCATCGCGCGCCGCCACCGCTGGCGCCAGGGCATCCTGCACGGCGCCGTCGACATCCTCGGCATCGGCGCGGGCGCGCTCGCCATGGCCGCGTTCGGCACGGCGCCGTCGGTGCAGTCGCCCTGGCTCCCCGAGACCTGGGACCTGTACTCGGCCCCCGAAGTGGCGCTCGCCGCGGTCGCCTACCTCGTCGTCACCCGCGTCCTGCTCTGGTACGTCCACGCGCCGCGCACCGGCGCCCTGCCCACGGTCACCCGCACCGCCCTGGTCAGACAGGGCCTGGTCGGCGTCGCGCTGCTCGGCATCGCCCCGCTGATCTGCGTGGTCGCGGCCTCGACGCCCATCCTGCTGCCGCTCTTCGCGATCCCCCTCGTCGCCCTCGACTCGACGCTGTGGATCGCGCGGGCCAGGGCCGAGGATCAGCTCCGCGACCCGCTCACGGGCCTGCCCAACCGGGAGTGGCTGCTCGAACGGACCTGGACGGCCCTGGACGACGCCGAGCGGATCGGGGCGCGCTCCGCCCTGATGCTGATCGACATGGACCGCTTCCGTTCGGTGAACGACACCCTCGGCCACCTCGCGGGCGACCGTCTGCTGCTGCAGATCGCCGACCGGCTGCGCCTCGCCCTGCCCCGCGGTGCGGAGGCCGCGCGGCTCGGCGGTGACGAGTTCGCCGTCCTGCTGCCGGTCGCCGACTCCACGACGTCGGCCACCCGCGTGGCCCGGTCGCTCGTCGCGGCCCTCGGCTCGCCCCTCGATCTCGACGGCCTGACGCTGGTCCTCGAGGCCAGCGCCGGGCTCGCGGTCTTCCCCGACCACGCGATGGACGCGGAGGGCCTGCTGCGGCGGGCGGACGTCGCGATGTACCAGGCCAAGCGGGACCGCACGGGCGTCGAGGTGTACGAGTCCAAGCGCGACTCCAACACCCCCGACCGGCTGGGCCTGTTGGGCGATCTGCGGCGGGCCCTTGACGCGGGTGACGTCGAGCTCCACTACCAGCCGAAGGTCCAGTTCGACGGTCGCGTCGCGGGGCTCGAGGCGCTGGTGCGGTGGGTGCATCCCGAACGCGGGAAGGTGCCGCCGGACGAGTTCATCGCCATAGCGGAGTCGTCCGGGCTCATGCCGCACCTGACGGAGTACGTCCTGGAGACGGCCCTCGCCCAGGTGGCGAAGTGGCAGGCGATGGGGCTCAAGGTCCCCGTCGCGGTGAACGTCTCGCCGCGCGACGTGCACACCCCCGGCTTCGCCGGAGCGGTCGCGGCACGCCTGGCCCGGCACGGCGTACCCGCGGGAGCGCTCCAACTGGAGATAACGGAACACGTCCTCCTCGAGGACCCGCAGCGGGCCGCGGACACGCTGGCCGGTCTGACCGGCCACGGGGTCAAGATGTCGCTCGACGACTTCGGCACGGGGTACTCGTCCCTGGTGCATCTGCGGCGGCTGCCGGTCAGCGAGCTGAAGATCGACCGCTCGTTCGTGGCGCGCCTTGCCATCGACAACGAAGACGCGGAGATCGTCCGCTGCACCGTCGACCTCGCACACTCCCTGGGACTGCTCGTCGTCGCCGAGGGCGTCGAGGACGACGAGACGTGGGAGCGGTTGCGCGACCTGGGGTGCGACGCGGTGCAGGGGTGGCTCGTCGCGGCGGCGATGCCGCCGGACGAGACGACCGCCTGGCTGCGGGCGCGGGGCTCGCGCGGCTGGCGCAGGCCGGTGGATGTCGCCGCCGAGGAGGCGGCGGCGGCTCGCGCCGCCGCGGAGGCGGACGCCGTGAAGTAG
- a CDS encoding phosphocholine-specific phospholipase C: MSPEISRRRLMAVGGGALGAAAVGSFLPPSLQQALAQDRHKPGSGGLDSIEHVVILMQENRSFDHYFGALRGVRGFGDRNAIRLPGGKSVFEQPGVLRTVMPFPVREAAAAQKKDLQYIGALDHSWSGGAKAWHDGWMDGWITAKTAATMAYYTRDDIPLHYELADTFTVCDAYHSSIHTSTSPNRNHLWSGKTGYEANGKRAVENDAYAEGTHPGYDWGTYAERLEKAGVSWQTYTEWENFTDNQIEFFTTFKAIARKVLAKTGLTFMEAFYAKVRDAKDDAEREKLLATLEEGVATLTKAEKSLFERGLRRVPTGKLADEFAKDVAGGKLAKVSYLVPSALDSEHPSVSSPIHSATIVYKVLDALASHPEVWRRTAVFINYDENDGFFDHVPPPVPGGDSDEAKEERWEGKPTGLGARVPMLVVSPWTVGGYVTSEVFDHTSVVRFLEKWTGVKEPNISAWRRKVTGDLTGAFDFKRGHRQPEVEQPGAIPEFSGRWSPQPPLKQSMPVQEPGTRRARPLPYQPDAYVKPGEGGALSVRLRNGGRSSAHFALYPYADEFPVPQHQDVVREGSWTVPVAKDAYAFTITGPNGFRREFAGGKDGSAQLASAITRREIHVTLANRGRKELVFKVEPVGYVPERHVRSRTRVVRVKAGSSRTIAWQTDDEHGWYDVEVTAVGEPAFRRRLMGHIENGRASVSG, encoded by the coding sequence GTGTCCCCGGAGATTTCACGCAGGCGGCTGATGGCAGTCGGCGGTGGCGCACTCGGCGCCGCCGCCGTCGGATCCTTCCTGCCGCCGTCGTTGCAGCAGGCACTGGCACAGGACCGGCACAAACCCGGCAGTGGCGGGCTCGACTCGATCGAGCACGTCGTCATCCTCATGCAGGAGAACAGGTCCTTCGACCACTACTTCGGCGCCCTGCGCGGCGTACGCGGCTTCGGCGACCGCAACGCCATCCGGCTCCCGGGCGGCAAGTCCGTGTTCGAGCAGCCGGGCGTGCTGCGCACGGTCATGCCCTTCCCCGTCCGCGAGGCCGCCGCGGCGCAGAAGAAGGACCTGCAGTACATCGGCGCCCTCGACCACTCCTGGAGCGGCGGCGCCAAGGCCTGGCACGACGGCTGGATGGACGGCTGGATCACCGCCAAGACCGCCGCGACCATGGCGTACTACACGCGCGACGACATCCCGCTGCACTACGAACTCGCCGACACCTTCACGGTCTGCGACGCCTACCACTCGTCCATCCACACCTCCACGAGCCCCAACCGCAACCACCTGTGGAGCGGCAAGACGGGCTATGAGGCGAACGGCAAGCGGGCCGTCGAGAACGACGCGTACGCCGAGGGCACCCACCCCGGCTACGACTGGGGGACGTACGCCGAGCGCCTGGAGAAGGCGGGCGTGAGCTGGCAGACGTACACCGAGTGGGAGAACTTCACCGACAACCAGATCGAGTTCTTCACCACCTTCAAGGCCATCGCCCGCAAGGTCCTCGCCAAGACCGGCCTGACCTTCATGGAGGCCTTCTACGCCAAGGTGCGCGACGCCAAGGACGACGCCGAGCGCGAGAAGCTGCTGGCCACCCTGGAGGAGGGCGTCGCCACCCTCACCAAGGCCGAGAAGTCGCTCTTCGAGCGCGGCCTGCGGCGCGTGCCCACCGGCAAGCTCGCCGATGAGTTCGCCAAGGACGTCGCGGGCGGCAAGCTGGCCAAGGTCAGCTACCTGGTGCCCTCAGCCCTCGACTCCGAGCACCCCAGCGTCTCCTCGCCGATCCACAGCGCGACCATCGTCTACAAGGTCCTCGACGCCCTCGCCTCGCACCCCGAGGTCTGGCGCCGCACCGCCGTCTTCATCAACTACGACGAGAACGACGGCTTCTTCGACCATGTCCCGCCGCCCGTGCCCGGCGGCGACAGCGACGAGGCGAAGGAGGAGCGCTGGGAGGGGAAGCCCACTGGCCTCGGCGCGCGCGTCCCCATGCTCGTCGTCTCGCCCTGGACCGTCGGCGGCTACGTCACGTCCGAGGTCTTCGACCACACCTCCGTCGTGCGCTTCCTGGAGAAGTGGACCGGCGTGAAGGAACCCAACATCAGCGCCTGGCGCCGCAAGGTCACCGGCGACCTCACCGGCGCCTTCGACTTCAAGCGCGGTCACCGGCAGCCCGAGGTCGAACAGCCCGGCGCCATCCCGGAGTTCAGCGGCCGCTGGTCACCGCAGCCGCCCCTGAAGCAGTCCATGCCGGTCCAGGAGCCCGGCACCCGCCGCGCCCGCCCGCTGCCCTACCAGCCCGACGCGTACGTGAAGCCGGGCGAGGGCGGCGCTCTGTCGGTGCGGCTGCGCAACGGCGGCCGCTCCAGCGCGCACTTCGCGCTCTATCCGTACGCGGACGAGTTCCCGGTCCCGCAGCACCAGGACGTCGTCCGCGAGGGCTCCTGGACCGTTCCGGTGGCCAAGGACGCGTACGCCTTCACGATCACCGGGCCGAACGGCTTCCGGCGCGAGTTCGCGGGCGGCAAGGACGGCAGCGCGCAGCTCGCCTCCGCGATCACCCGTCGGGAGATCCACGTCACACTGGCCAACCGGGGCCGCAAGGAGCTCGTCTTCAAGGTCGAACCTGTCGGATATGTCCCGGAACGTCACGTCAGGTCGCGCACGCGGGTCGTCCGCGTCAAGGCGGGCAGCAGCCGCACGATCGCCTGGCAGACGGACGACGAGCACGGCTGGTACGACGTCGAGGTCACGGCGGTGGGCGAGCCCGCCTTCCGGCGGCGCCTGATGGGTCACATAGAGAACGGGCGCGCGAGCGTGTCGGGCTGA